In Candidatus Limnocylindrales bacterium, a single window of DNA contains:
- a CDS encoding GAF domain-containing protein, producing the protein MRDELPLEEALNQLNRQMMVINTLAAEINQSLDLEKILNYSLDKTIEITGADFAGVLLVSGDQKLIPKVLKGVPSERVREIQEHRLILYRGLEEQVIRSKQSVIVEDLTKEVEGYKVKNIFESLQISSYLGVPILSLDKVWGVISIGSREKGYFTRRDVEFLSILAHHIGIAVKSARHHQREKELSLRKQAAEKLRRQNDYLAALHETTLALMNRLELHDLLEVIITRAGELLGTQHGYVHLLGSKGTEMIVGIGIYSQRIDYGVRPGKGLVGKIWQTGQPLVVDNYSTWPERLPDPQLDSVRAQIGIPLKSGSEVVGVIGLAYLEEGRTFGDDEIALLGQFAELASIALDNARLYTAVQQELAERKRAEEALRKSEERLQAILDNSPAVIYVKDTRYRYLLVNRRYETLTHLSREHIAGKTDYELFPKEIADAFRVNDEKVLTARTSLEFEEICLQDDGPHTYISIKFPLFDALGVPYGICGISTDITERKKLEEQFRQSQKMEAIGRLAGGVAHDFNNLLTIIMGYNDLLLRQISHLDPIRKDLEEIKKAGERAISLTRQLLAFSRKQILQPQVLNLNVILTDMNKMLRRLIGEDIDLIIIPDPTLGSVKADPGQIEQVIMNLAVNARDAMPQGGRLIIETANVELDETYAHGHMGVQAGPYVMLAVSDTGSGIDKETQSRLFEPFFTTKEQGKGTGLGLSTVYGIVKQSGGNIWVYSEPGQGTTFKVYLPRVEEVVKTLKPDVTPLEPSRVFETILVVEDEKMVRDLICRILRRNGYTVLEAQHGSEALLVCEQRTGPIHLMMTDVVMPGMSGRELAERLTPSHPEMKILYMSGYTDNTVVYHGVLAAGTAFLQKPFTPDVLLNKVREVLDRSQEKPGPTCE; encoded by the coding sequence ATGAGAGATGAACTCCCCCTAGAAGAGGCCTTAAATCAGCTAAATCGGCAGATGATGGTAATTAATACCCTTGCTGCCGAAATCAATCAGTCCCTTGATCTGGAAAAAATACTGAATTATTCCCTGGATAAGACGATAGAAATCACCGGGGCCGATTTTGCAGGCGTTCTACTGGTCTCGGGAGATCAGAAGCTGATTCCGAAAGTTCTAAAAGGCGTTCCCTCTGAGAGGGTCAGGGAGATCCAGGAGCATCGACTCATTCTCTATAGAGGATTAGAGGAACAGGTCATCCGGTCTAAACAATCTGTAATTGTTGAGGACCTTACAAAGGAAGTAGAGGGGTATAAAGTAAAAAACATCTTTGAATCCCTTCAAATTTCTTCTTACCTGGGTGTTCCCATCTTAAGTCTGGATAAAGTATGGGGTGTGATCAGTATAGGAAGCCGGGAGAAAGGATATTTTACCCGACGCGACGTGGAATTTTTGTCGATCCTAGCCCATCATATTGGAATTGCCGTTAAAAGTGCCCGCCACCATCAACGGGAAAAAGAACTTTCCCTACGTAAGCAGGCAGCGGAGAAACTACGCCGGCAAAATGACTACCTGGCCGCTTTACATGAAACAACTCTGGCTTTAATGAACCGGTTGGAGTTACACGATTTACTGGAAGTTATTATCACACGGGCCGGGGAACTCCTGGGTACCCAACATGGTTATGTCCATCTGCTGGGATCTAAAGGTACGGAGATGATAGTAGGGATAGGGATCTATAGTCAGCGCATTGATTATGGGGTAAGACCCGGTAAGGGGTTGGTCGGAAAGATCTGGCAAACGGGTCAGCCCTTGGTGGTGGATAACTATAGTACCTGGCCAGAGCGATTGCCGGATCCCCAATTGGATAGCGTCCGTGCCCAGATTGGAATACCCCTTAAATCCGGTTCGGAAGTTGTAGGAGTCATCGGGCTGGCCTATCTGGAAGAGGGTCGGACCTTCGGAGATGATGAGATCGCATTACTGGGCCAGTTTGCCGAATTAGCCTCGATTGCCCTGGATAATGCCCGGTTGTATACGGCAGTCCAACAAGAACTGGCCGAACGCAAACGGGCTGAGGAAGCTTTACGGAAAAGTGAAGAACGGCTCCAGGCCATTTTGGATAACTCCCCGGCTGTCATCTACGTTAAAGATACCCGATACCGATACCTTCTGGTTAACCGCAGGTATGAAACCCTTACTCACCTCTCGAGGGAACACATTGCAGGGAAGACCGACTACGAACTATTTCCCAAGGAGATAGCCGATGCCTTTCGGGTCAATGATGAAAAAGTACTTACGGCCAGAACCTCCCTGGAGTTTGAAGAAATTTGTCTGCAGGATGATGGCCCCCATACCTATATTTCCATCAAGTTTCCCCTCTTCGATGCCCTGGGGGTTCCCTACGGGATTTGTGGCATCTCCACCGATATCACCGAACGAAAAAAGCTTGAAGAGCAGTTCCGGCAGTCCCAAAAGATGGAAGCCATTGGAAGACTGGCAGGAGGCGTGGCCCATGATTTCAATAACCTGTTAACCATTATTATGGGTTATAATGATCTCTTACTGAGGCAGATCAGCCATCTAGACCCAATTCGTAAGGACCTTGAAGAGATCAAAAAGGCTGGGGAGCGGGCTATCTCGCTGACGCGTCAACTTCTGGCCTTCAGTCGCAAGCAAATACTTCAACCTCAGGTGCTAAATCTGAATGTAATTCTGACCGATATGAATAAAATGCTTCGACGTCTGATCGGGGAGGATATTGACCTGATTATCATTCCCGACCCAACCCTGGGATCCGTGAAAGCAGATCCCGGACAAATCGAACAGGTTATCATGAACCTTGCAGTCAATGCTCGGGATGCCATGCCTCAGGGTGGTAGACTTATCATCGAAACAGCAAATGTTGAATTGGATGAAACTTATGCCCATGGGCACATGGGGGTCCAGGCCGGTCCTTATGTGATGCTGGCCGTGAGTGATACCGGTTCTGGGATAGACAAGGAAACCCAGTCTCGTCTCTTCGAGCCGTTCTTTACTACCAAAGAACAGGGTAAAGGAACAGGTTTAGGCTTATCCACCGTATATGGGATCGTGAAGCAAAGTGGAGGGAATATCTGGGTATATAGCGAGCCCGGACAAGGAACTACCTTTAAGGTTTACCTCCCTCGTGTTGAAGAAGTTGTTAAAACTCTCAAACCAGACGTTACCCCTTTAGAACCTTCCCGGGTCTTTGAAACCATCCTGGTGGTGGAGGATGAAAAGATGGTAAGGGATTTAATTTGTCGGATTCTGAGAAGAAACGGCTACACGGTTTTAGAAGCCCAACATGGGAGTGAAGCCCTTTTAGTATGCGAGCAGCGTACAGGCCCCATTCATCTCATGATGACCGACGTAGTGATGCCTGGAATGAGTGGTCGTGAACTTGCAGAACGGCTAACTCCCTCGCATCCGGAGATGAAGATCCTATACATGTCCGGTTACACAGACAATACCGTGGTTTATCATGGGGTATTAGCGGCAGGTACGGCCTTTCTCCAGAAACCTTTCACACCGGATGTCTTGTTGAACAAGGTACGGGAGGTACTGGATAGATCCCAAGAAAAACCCGGGCCAACCTGTGAATAG
- a CDS encoding RidA family protein → MNKTVINPETVAKPIKPYYANAVKVGPGNLLFISGQVALDSKGNLVGKGDIKAQTRQVLENIKAILASVGAGMDNIVKVTVFLTDLRNFEAVAEVRAEYFRDNPPASTLVGVTALVSPDFLIEIEAIAMVD, encoded by the coding sequence ATGAATAAGACTGTTATTAATCCTGAAACCGTTGCTAAGCCGATTAAACCTTATTATGCCAATGCCGTGAAAGTCGGTCCAGGAAATCTCTTATTCATTTCCGGGCAGGTCGCTTTGGATTCCAAAGGAAATCTGGTAGGAAAGGGAGATATCAAGGCCCAAACCCGGCAGGTTTTAGAGAATATTAAAGCCATTCTGGCTTCTGTAGGGGCCGGTATGGATAATATTGTAAAGGTAACGGTATTTCTCACAGATCTTCGAAATTTTGAAGCGGTTGCAGAGGTTCGTGCTGAATATTTCAGGGATAATCCTCCCGCCAGCACTTTAGTAGGGGTCACGGCATTGGTCTCACCTGATTTTCTTATCGAGATTGAAGCCATTGCCATGGTAGATTAG
- a CDS encoding D-aminoacylase, producing the protein MDYTIQHGTIIDGTGAPRFPADILIRDGRIEAVAPHLPPVGEVIEATGMIVCPGFIDMHTHSQLMLFTEPDLPAKVAQGITTELFGQDGLGTFPMIPEATDLWRTHLSGLDGNPPIPWNWRNADQYLNRLPRPALNIATLVGHGNVRLCVMGMDDRIATDEELRQMGQLVEQSLKEGAFGMSTGLIYVPCAYADRRELVYLNRIVARYGGIFVTHMRNEGDYIWSALDEVFEVSRASGVHLHISHLKVSGRNNWGKAPRLIQRIEEGRASGLKITADQYPYEAGSTMLGALLPTWAYTGGVEQLRRRLQDPEALMRMKIEMEQGVPGKRSMVLEAGYDRILISYTASDRNKDLEGRTLADIAQSWKVEPFDAVVRLLLEENFAVGMITFLIGEEDIQTILRAPWRVMGTDGLLGGKPHPRVYGSCPRILGHYSRDLGILTLEEAIYKMTGLPAEILQLKDRGVLKPGKAADVVIFNPQTIRDRATYENPRQFPEGIPYVFVNGRPVIARGQFTGERPGQLLRHRT; encoded by the coding sequence ATGGACTACACCATTCAACATGGCACCATCATCGACGGTACCGGAGCCCCGCGCTTTCCGGCCGATATATTGATACGTGATGGGAGAATTGAGGCAGTTGCCCCCCATCTTCCCCCGGTTGGTGAGGTTATTGAAGCTACCGGGATGATCGTTTGTCCTGGTTTTATCGATATGCATACCCACTCCCAATTGATGCTTTTCACGGAGCCGGATCTTCCTGCGAAAGTTGCGCAGGGTATAACTACAGAGCTTTTCGGTCAAGACGGCCTGGGTACTTTTCCCATGATACCTGAAGCTACGGACCTGTGGCGGACTCACCTGTCAGGACTGGACGGTAATCCACCCATCCCCTGGAATTGGAGGAATGCAGATCAATATCTCAACCGGCTTCCCCGTCCTGCTCTCAATATTGCAACACTGGTCGGTCATGGCAACGTTCGACTCTGTGTCATGGGTATGGATGATCGGATCGCAACCGATGAAGAATTACGTCAGATGGGTCAGTTAGTAGAGCAATCTCTGAAGGAAGGGGCTTTTGGTATGTCCACCGGGCTGATCTATGTTCCCTGTGCTTATGCTGATAGGCGGGAATTGGTATATCTCAATCGGATTGTAGCCAGATATGGCGGAATTTTCGTGACCCATATGCGAAATGAGGGGGATTATATCTGGTCGGCCCTGGATGAGGTCTTCGAGGTTTCCCGGGCTTCTGGCGTTCATCTCCATATTTCTCATTTAAAAGTCTCGGGTCGCAACAACTGGGGCAAAGCCCCTCGTTTGATCCAGCGTATTGAAGAAGGTCGGGCCAGTGGGTTAAAGATTACGGCCGATCAATATCCTTATGAAGCAGGTAGTACCATGCTCGGAGCCTTGTTACCAACCTGGGCCTATACGGGAGGTGTTGAACAACTCCGTCGTCGCCTACAAGACCCGGAAGCCCTGATGCGCATGAAAATCGAGATGGAGCAGGGAGTTCCAGGCAAGCGTAGTATGGTGTTGGAAGCGGGGTATGATCGTATTCTGATCTCTTATACGGCTTCTGACCGTAACAAGGATCTGGAAGGGCGTACCCTGGCAGATATTGCCCAATCCTGGAAGGTCGAGCCCTTTGATGCGGTGGTCCGGCTTTTACTGGAAGAGAATTTTGCCGTCGGTATGATTACCTTCCTCATCGGCGAAGAAGATATCCAAACCATCCTCCGTGCACCCTGGCGGGTTATGGGGACCGATGGTTTACTGGGTGGTAAACCCCACCCCCGGGTCTACGGAAGTTGCCCCCGTATTCTGGGGCATTACTCCCGTGACTTGGGTATCCTTACCTTGGAAGAAGCTATTTATAAGATGACCGGCCTGCCTGCAGAAATCCTTCAACTGAAGGATCGAGGGGTCTTGAAACCCGGTAAGGCTGCGGATGTTGTCATTTTTAACCCTCAAACCATTCGCGACCGGGCTACTTATGAAAATCCACGCCAATTCCCTGAAGGGATTCCTTATGTTTTTGTCAACGGTCGTCCGGTTATTGCCAGGGGTCAATTCACAGGTGAGCGCCCGGGGCAGCTACTCCGGCATCGTACCTAA
- a CDS encoding ATP-binding cassette domain-containing protein, whose product MDTIIKVHQLVKDFKVPKKDVNPSLAKKIWSIFYREWETKRVLKHISFEVKKGEFIGYVGPNGAGKSTTIKILTGVLTPTEGEVQVAGFVPYKQRYEYTYHIGVVFGNRSLLEFDIPVIDSFRLYRDIYELNPKTFQERLDLFSEILKIDQFLHIPVRKLSLGERMRCEIAASLLHKPEVVFLDEPTIGLDVLAKEEIRNFLTRINQEDKTTIMLTTHDMNDIEALCERILIIDEGRIIYDGPLTEIKRKYVQWKRIEFEYHGIKNPALLREILKKTRVLEQRQKFVSLEVNTLEQDVPELIGGLLNSLDIADLNVQEPRLESVIKEIYRRGMNGAGEG is encoded by the coding sequence GTGGATACGATCATCAAAGTACATCAACTTGTTAAAGACTTTAAAGTTCCTAAAAAGGATGTTAATCCGAGCCTGGCTAAAAAAATCTGGAGTATCTTTTATCGGGAGTGGGAAACGAAAAGGGTTTTAAAACATATCTCCTTTGAGGTTAAAAAGGGAGAGTTTATCGGTTATGTGGGGCCTAATGGGGCCGGGAAAAGCACCACCATTAAGATTTTGACGGGTGTCTTAACTCCTACCGAGGGGGAGGTCCAGGTAGCCGGATTTGTTCCTTACAAACAAAGATATGAATATACTTATCACATCGGGGTGGTATTTGGAAACCGTAGCCTGCTGGAGTTTGATATCCCGGTCATCGATTCCTTTCGGCTTTATCGAGACATCTATGAGTTGAATCCTAAAACCTTTCAAGAACGGCTGGACCTCTTCTCAGAAATTCTTAAAATCGACCAGTTTCTCCATATCCCAGTCCGTAAACTCTCCTTGGGAGAGCGCATGCGATGTGAGATAGCGGCATCTTTACTCCATAAGCCTGAAGTTGTCTTCCTGGACGAGCCGACCATCGGATTGGATGTGCTGGCAAAAGAGGAGATCCGGAATTTTCTGACCCGGATCAATCAGGAGGATAAAACAACCATCATGCTCACCACCCATGATATGAATGATATTGAAGCCCTATGTGAGCGGATTCTGATCATTGATGAAGGGAGGATTATCTACGATGGACCTCTGACGGAAATCAAAAGAAAATACGTTCAATGGAAGCGGATTGAGTTCGAATATCATGGGATTAAAAATCCGGCTCTCCTAAGGGAAATTCTCAAAAAAACTCGGGTTCTGGAGCAAAGGCAAAAGTTTGTATCTCTGGAAGTTAATACCCTGGAACAGGATGTTCCAGAACTTATCGGGGGACTTCTGAATAGTCTGGATATTGCAGATTTAAATGTACAAGAGCCGAGACTGGAAAGTGTGATCAAGGAAATTTACCGACGTGGGATGAATGGAGCAGGCGAAGGGTAA
- a CDS encoding ABC-2 family transporter protein → MRIIEAKYLSLIRISFKRVNEFKFDFLMRYLEIPMYLIIVYFLWKLIFRFSGKTELGGMEFSRFFVYMVLARFIFISFPFTETSEEIEEIIKSGQLTAIITRPVTFQKYVFFKLNFNTLVDGLLSIGLFLIVSFVMGWYILDDLVYWLLFGASFVLAICLNYFFYFSIGLLSFWADEIFGITQAVRSIRMFFSGELIPLTMFPGTLLTVASLLPFKYMLFNPVYLYLKKYPVPEALHQLGLQLIWTVCFMIFSKILYQKGLAWYNSYGG, encoded by the coding sequence ATGAGAATCATAGAAGCCAAGTATCTCTCCCTTATTAGAATCAGCTTTAAACGGGTAAACGAGTTTAAATTCGACTTCCTCATGCGGTATTTGGAAATACCCATGTACCTGATCATTGTTTACTTTCTTTGGAAACTCATCTTCAGGTTTTCAGGCAAGACTGAACTGGGGGGGATGGAGTTTTCTCGATTTTTCGTTTATATGGTTCTGGCCCGGTTTATATTTATTAGCTTCCCCTTTACGGAGACTTCTGAAGAAATTGAAGAAATTATCAAAAGTGGGCAGTTAACGGCTATTATCACCCGGCCAGTCACATTTCAGAAATATGTCTTTTTTAAATTAAATTTTAATACCCTGGTCGATGGCCTGCTGAGTATAGGGCTATTTCTTATAGTGAGTTTTGTGATGGGCTGGTATATACTCGATGACCTGGTCTATTGGCTTCTTTTTGGCGCGTCTTTTGTTCTGGCTATTTGCCTCAACTACTTTTTCTACTTCAGCATCGGGCTCTTGTCCTTTTGGGCCGATGAAATCTTTGGGATTACTCAAGCTGTTCGCAGCATACGCATGTTTTTCAGTGGAGAGTTGATCCCCTTAACGATGTTTCCAGGTACCCTTCTTACCGTGGCTTCGCTTTTGCCCTTTAAATACATGTTGTTTAATCCGGTCTATCTGTATTTAAAGAAATATCCGGTCCCAGAAGCCCTCCATCAACTCGGACTTCAACTCATCTGGACAGTATGCTTCATGATTTTCTCTAAGATTCTCTATCAGAAAGGACTGGCATGGTATAATAGTTATGGGGGTTAA
- a CDS encoding ABC-2 family transporter protein — translation MGINPEKSPLTDQVAENTLTSDLNGSDQRVEGISRPVRQTSEKSPWDRTSKLAYILKHLRLFYRFAVISWKRSTEYKFNFFLNNTQQIVTLFIYIYFWRIILNHIPQLQEWEFPTLTILTGFVFFNQSLMVVFWAMWTINRRIVKGDLDVFLVRPVSVLFAIIGQNLLIYRLFEASLGLVMIGVVLIRYHISVTLFKMVLALLIVFIGTYLIMMVTIFLQSLSFWLGRTNAFTELLQAGFLINRYPITIFPKLVIAFFTVFLPVIFIATYPTLVLVEFPVIQGLGVLSGELLIASLWTYLVYQVWRRGIRRYENVGG, via the coding sequence ATGGGAATTAATCCAGAAAAATCCCCTCTTACAGATCAAGTGGCGGAAAATACCTTAACGTCTGATCTCAATGGATCCGACCAGCGGGTAGAAGGAATATCCAGGCCTGTCAGGCAGACTTCAGAAAAAAGTCCCTGGGACCGAACCAGCAAGCTGGCCTATATCCTGAAACACCTGAGGCTCTTCTATCGGTTTGCCGTTATTAGCTGGAAGCGGAGCACGGAATATAAGTTTAACTTTTTCTTAAATAATACCCAACAGATTGTAACTCTTTTTATTTATATCTATTTTTGGCGTATTATCTTAAATCACATTCCTCAGCTCCAGGAATGGGAATTTCCTACCCTGACCATTCTTACCGGGTTTGTGTTTTTTAATCAATCCTTAATGGTCGTTTTCTGGGCCATGTGGACGATTAACCGACGCATTGTCAAAGGAGATCTGGATGTCTTCCTGGTCCGCCCTGTCAGCGTCCTTTTTGCCATCATCGGTCAAAACCTTTTGATCTATCGATTGTTTGAAGCGTCCCTAGGTCTTGTAATGATTGGGGTCGTTTTGATCCGATACCATATCAGTGTGACCTTATTCAAGATGGTTCTGGCCCTGTTAATAGTATTTATAGGGACCTATTTGATTATGATGGTTACCATCTTCTTGCAGTCCCTTTCCTTCTGGTTGGGACGTACTAATGCTTTTACCGAATTACTTCAAGCCGGGTTTCTGATCAACCGGTACCCAATCACGATCTTTCCAAAACTCGTCATCGCATTTTTTACGGTTTTCCTGCCGGTTATTTTTATCGCTACCTATCCAACCCTTGTTTTGGTTGAGTTTCCGGTGATCCAAGGTCTCGGGGTTCTCAGTGGTGAGTTACTTATTGCAAGTCTTTGGACTTATCTGGTTTATCAGGTCTGGAGACGAGGAATTCGACGGTATGAAAACGTCGGGGGTTAG
- a CDS encoding DUF3105 domain-containing protein, with protein sequence MPQPNEQNFTKKDRKKQFKEQKRLERERILAAKKRKKYLTYAVLVMALGVSGYLGYDYMTEITKYAVPIMDSPHLSSLTQPHEPYNTNPPTSGPHFEGHVEQKISNQPIPKEIQVHELEHGGVLIQYNCKNCDDLIAKLEKHTRSSEHVIMAPYPDMDAKIALTAWGKLAKLNDYDEEIITEFIKANAGKNHGN encoded by the coding sequence AACCTAATGAACAAAATTTTACTAAAAAAGATCGTAAAAAACAATTTAAAGAGCAAAAAAGGCTGGAAAGGGAGAGAATCTTAGCGGCAAAAAAACGTAAAAAGTATCTTACTTATGCCGTTTTGGTTATGGCCTTAGGTGTCTCAGGGTATCTGGGATATGATTATATGACCGAAATCACCAAATATGCAGTTCCTATTATGGATTCCCCGCATTTGAGTAGTCTGACCCAGCCCCATGAGCCCTATAATACAAATCCACCTACCTCCGGGCCTCATTTTGAGGGGCATGTAGAACAAAAGATCTCTAATCAACCGATTCCAAAGGAAATTCAGGTTCACGAACTGGAACATGGTGGGGTCCTGATTCAGTATAACTGTAAAAATTGTGATGATCTGATTGCAAAGTTGGAAAAGCATACCAGATCCTCTGAGCATGTGATTATGGCCCCCTATCCGGATATGGACGCTAAAATTGCCCTGACTGCCTGGGGAAAACTGGCTAAGCTCAATGATTATGATGAAGAAATCATCACCGAATTTATCAAGGCTAATGCCGGAAAAAATCATGGGAATTAA